A window of the Sphaerobacter thermophilus DSM 20745 genome harbors these coding sequences:
- a CDS encoding rhodanese-like domain-containing protein, which produces MLDVATLPTTIDVETASRLLAENSRVRLLDVRTPAEFESVHIPGSYNVPLDRLSEYRNELRSALADPVILVCRSGMRARQAEQLLSEAGLSHIHILDGGLNAWERAGKPVTRGKRQKWSIERQVRGVAGTLVFVGAVGGLTLWSPLTLLAAAVGGALAFSAVTDTCGLAILLSKLPYNQGATCDIRDVIARLDAEQAS; this is translated from the coding sequence ATGCTAGACGTAGCGACGTTGCCGACGACGATCGACGTCGAGACCGCGTCCCGCCTTCTCGCGGAGAACTCACGGGTGCGGCTGCTCGACGTGCGGACACCAGCCGAGTTCGAGTCGGTCCACATCCCCGGCAGCTACAACGTGCCGTTGGACCGGCTGTCGGAGTACCGCAACGAGTTGCGTTCCGCGTTGGCGGATCCTGTGATCCTCGTGTGTCGGAGCGGGATGCGGGCACGCCAGGCCGAACAACTCCTGAGCGAGGCCGGGCTCTCGCACATCCATATCCTGGATGGGGGTCTCAACGCTTGGGAGCGCGCCGGGAAGCCCGTGACGCGCGGGAAGCGTCAGAAGTGGTCGATCGAGCGACAGGTCCGCGGCGTCGCCGGGACACTGGTCTTCGTCGGAGCCGTCGGCGGGCTCACGCTCTGGTCACCCCTGACGCTCCTGGCGGCCGCCGTCGGCGGCGCGCTGGCGTTCTCGGCCGTCACCGACACCTGCGGCTTGGCGATTCTGCTCAGCAAGCTGCCCTACAACCAGGGCGCGACATGCGACATTCGGGACGTCATCGCACGCCTGGACGCAGAGCAGGCGTCGTGA
- a CDS encoding serine hydrolase — translation MATDPKETIERIRALAEDFAGTIGVAARDLDTGTEVMYNPDVVVPTASTMKTVLLYELYRQVDAGQIDPAMRITLEERHRVPGSGVLQDLDAGVAPTVKDVATLMITVSDNTATDMIYDLIGREAVATTLERLGMTNTHLPLDTWEILAGLHNLDPADPTLTYDRLKQALASKPAPWDCAALRETPDNDVSTPRDMLRLVEAIFRGEGLSPASREAVIDILKRQKYTTIIPEQLPFGVKAAHKTGTLRGVRNDVGLVFAGERTYAVALMSKGSPNLVASQRLLSDISRLIYECFIGPIPEEAIQ, via the coding sequence ATGGCGACCGATCCCAAGGAGACGATTGAGCGCATCCGCGCGCTCGCGGAGGACTTCGCGGGCACGATCGGGGTGGCGGCACGCGACCTGGATACCGGCACCGAGGTCATGTACAACCCGGACGTCGTCGTCCCCACCGCCAGCACCATGAAGACGGTCCTCCTCTACGAGCTGTACCGGCAGGTCGACGCCGGCCAGATCGACCCGGCGATGCGCATCACCCTGGAGGAGCGACATCGCGTGCCCGGTTCGGGCGTGCTCCAGGACCTCGATGCAGGCGTCGCGCCGACGGTGAAAGATGTCGCCACGCTCATGATCACCGTCAGCGACAACACCGCCACCGACATGATCTATGACCTGATCGGTCGTGAGGCCGTGGCCACCACCCTAGAGCGGCTCGGCATGACCAATACGCACCTGCCGCTCGATACGTGGGAAATCCTGGCCGGACTGCACAACCTCGACCCTGCCGACCCCACGCTGACCTACGACCGGCTCAAGCAGGCGTTGGCGTCCAAGCCGGCCCCGTGGGACTGCGCGGCGCTGCGTGAGACGCCGGACAACGATGTCTCCACTCCGCGCGACATGCTCCGCCTCGTGGAAGCGATCTTCCGCGGGGAAGGACTCAGCCCGGCGTCGCGGGAGGCGGTCATCGACATCCTCAAGCGGCAGAAGTACACCACCATCATCCCCGAGCAACTTCCGTTCGGTGTCAAGGCCGCCCACAAGACCGGCACCCTCCGCGGCGTCCGCAACGACGTGGGGTTGGTCTTCGCCGGTGAGCGCACCTATGCCGTCGCGCTCATGAGCAAGGGCAGCCCCAACCTCGTCGCCTCCCAGCGCCTGCTGTCCGACATTTCACGACTGATCTACGAGTGCTTCATCGGCCCCATTCCGGAGGAGGCCATCCAGTAG
- the mutS gene encoding DNA mismatch repair protein MutS codes for MSTPIRRQYLSIKRQYPDTIVFFRLGDFYETFDDDAKLAASVLDITLTSREMGRGNRIPMAGIPCHAAQGYIARLVGAGHKVAICEQIGEPTGRELVERRVTRIVTPGTVTDPAMLDSDTNHYIAAVLLDGARAGLAVADISTGEFATTEINAADPAAARAAVHRELLRLHPAEIVAPASPPDAEDPLPAEVVPEGAYITRRDRSEWRLEVADEELRRHFGVETLEAYGCAGKPFAIRAAGALLQYLAETQVGSLKQIVDLVTYSTERYMSLDGQTRRNLELSESSRGERRHSLIAVLDQTRTPMGARMLRRWVGQPLLDLAELQDRQDAVAYFVDRALVRARLRDALGHVSDLERLINRVVTGAAGPRELLSLARSLQRLPEINEILGDGDRPCLVAGPPDCSETARLIVQALVDEPPAVLGGGPTIRAGFSPELDGLRASSREAREWIAGLEQAERERTGIKSLKVGFNKVFGYYIEVSRANISAVPSDYQRKQTLVNAERYITPELKEYESRVLNAEERIADLEEQVYRRVLAQVAAAADSVRAAAQAVAQLDVLSALAEVAVRRRYVRPELDDSTVLEIVGGRHPVVEVTLETGQFVPNDTYLDTESNQITILTGPNMAGKSTYLRQVALIVLLAQIGSFVPAERARIGLVDRIFTRIGAQDDIATGQSTFMVEMVETATILHHATPRSLVVLDEIGRGTSTYDGLAIARAVVEHLHNSPRLGCKTLFATHYHELTELEKILPRVRNYRVDVLEEGDEVVFLHRVVPGGADRSYGIHVAQLAGMPRAVVRRAGEILADLEGSAERTERGRRRKAMATPRVEAMQLTLFGVPDPIVEDLKALDVESLTPLEALTTLYELRRRALDGTG; via the coding sequence ATGTCCACGCCGATTCGGCGGCAGTACCTCTCGATCAAACGCCAGTACCCGGACACGATCGTCTTTTTCCGGCTGGGCGACTTCTACGAGACCTTCGACGACGACGCGAAACTGGCCGCCTCCGTGCTGGACATCACCCTCACGTCCCGCGAGATGGGGCGGGGCAATCGTATCCCCATGGCGGGCATTCCGTGCCACGCGGCGCAGGGGTACATCGCCCGTCTGGTCGGGGCCGGTCACAAGGTCGCGATCTGCGAGCAGATCGGGGAGCCGACGGGTCGGGAGCTGGTCGAGCGGCGCGTCACGCGGATCGTCACACCGGGCACGGTGACCGACCCGGCGATGCTCGACAGCGACACCAATCACTACATCGCGGCGGTCCTGCTCGACGGCGCGCGGGCGGGCCTGGCCGTGGCCGACATCTCCACCGGTGAGTTCGCCACGACCGAGATCAACGCGGCGGACCCAGCCGCGGCCCGCGCCGCGGTGCATCGCGAACTGCTGCGGCTCCACCCGGCCGAGATCGTCGCTCCTGCCAGCCCGCCGGACGCGGAGGACCCACTGCCGGCCGAGGTCGTTCCTGAAGGTGCTTACATCACCCGGCGGGACCGATCCGAGTGGCGCCTGGAGGTAGCCGATGAGGAGCTGCGGCGCCACTTCGGGGTCGAGACGCTGGAGGCCTATGGCTGCGCAGGCAAGCCGTTCGCCATCCGGGCCGCCGGGGCGCTGCTGCAGTACCTGGCGGAGACGCAGGTCGGCAGCCTCAAGCAGATCGTCGACCTCGTCACCTACAGCACCGAGCGCTACATGTCGCTCGACGGGCAGACGCGGCGCAACCTGGAGTTGTCCGAGAGCAGCCGCGGCGAGCGGCGACACTCGCTGATCGCCGTGCTCGACCAGACCCGGACCCCGATGGGCGCGCGGATGCTGCGGCGCTGGGTCGGCCAGCCGCTGCTGGACCTCGCCGAGCTCCAGGACCGCCAGGACGCGGTGGCCTACTTCGTCGATCGGGCGCTGGTGCGGGCGCGGCTCCGTGACGCGTTGGGACACGTTTCCGACCTGGAGCGGCTGATCAATCGGGTGGTGACCGGCGCAGCCGGCCCGCGGGAGTTGCTGTCGCTGGCCCGCTCGCTCCAGCGGTTGCCCGAGATCAACGAGATCCTGGGCGACGGGGACCGGCCGTGCCTCGTGGCCGGCCCGCCCGACTGCTCGGAGACGGCTCGTCTGATCGTACAGGCGCTGGTTGACGAGCCGCCGGCCGTCCTCGGGGGCGGGCCGACAATCCGCGCCGGGTTCAGCCCCGAGCTCGACGGCCTGCGCGCTTCTTCCCGTGAGGCGCGGGAGTGGATCGCCGGGCTGGAGCAGGCCGAGCGGGAGCGGACCGGGATCAAGTCGCTCAAGGTCGGCTTCAACAAGGTCTTCGGCTACTACATTGAGGTGAGCCGCGCGAACATCAGCGCGGTGCCCTCCGACTACCAGCGCAAGCAAACGCTGGTGAACGCCGAGCGCTACATAACCCCGGAGCTCAAGGAGTACGAGAGCCGGGTCCTGAACGCCGAGGAGCGCATCGCCGACCTGGAGGAGCAGGTGTACCGCCGCGTGCTGGCTCAGGTGGCGGCGGCGGCTGACTCCGTGCGGGCGGCGGCGCAGGCGGTAGCGCAGCTCGATGTGTTGTCGGCGCTCGCAGAGGTAGCGGTGCGGCGGCGCTATGTCCGGCCGGAGCTGGACGACAGCACGGTGCTCGAGATCGTGGGCGGGCGACACCCGGTCGTCGAGGTCACGTTGGAGACAGGCCAGTTCGTGCCCAACGACACGTACCTCGACACCGAATCCAACCAGATCACGATCCTGACCGGCCCGAACATGGCCGGGAAGAGCACCTACCTGCGACAGGTCGCGCTAATCGTGCTCCTGGCCCAGATCGGCTCGTTCGTCCCCGCCGAGCGGGCGCGGATCGGTCTGGTCGATCGGATCTTCACCCGGATTGGCGCCCAGGACGACATCGCCACCGGGCAGAGCACCTTCATGGTGGAGATGGTCGAGACCGCGACGATCCTGCACCACGCCACGCCGCGCTCGCTGGTGGTGCTGGACGAGATCGGGCGCGGGACCAGCACCTACGACGGCCTTGCGATCGCGCGTGCCGTCGTCGAACACCTCCACAACAGCCCGCGCCTGGGCTGTAAGACGCTCTTCGCCACGCACTACCACGAGCTGACCGAACTCGAGAAGATCCTGCCGCGGGTCCGCAACTATCGGGTCGATGTGCTGGAGGAGGGAGACGAGGTCGTCTTCCTGCACCGGGTTGTCCCCGGTGGCGCCGATCGCAGCTACGGCATCCACGTGGCGCAACTCGCCGGGATGCCGCGCGCGGTGGTGCGCCGCGCCGGGGAGATCCTGGCCGACCTGGAGGGGAGTGCCGAGCGCACCGAACGCGGGCGCCGCCGCAAGGCGATGGCGACACCCCGCGTGGAAGCGATGCAGTTGACCCTCTTCGGTGTGCCGGACCCGATCGTCGAGGACCTTAAGGCGCTTGACGTGGAGTCGCTGACGCCACTCGAAGCCCTGACCACGCTCTACGAGCTGCGCCGCCGCGCGCTCGACGGGACGGGGTGA
- a CDS encoding phosphotransferase enzyme family protein: MKTPLRALEPALQHYGVTASAASEVYSGFNLHFRLTTPDGDKHLIIFRPQAGKPPRDFQFDLWQHILAQGFTLLPQPVKTVGGQDYAGTPLGTVALTEWVPGESGSLHEDWSGPMICKAASVLADLHGAARHFRPDPAEADRLAPLYLPADAWVDRVDQMVADFGDRTAADAELMDAVRYRVEETLARFDAAAYESALAAGTTVVHGDYRPGNLVINDSEIAAVIDLDAAFWESRVYDLAYAAFQFGGKEGVYPQPGARPGAYFVRSYCRRWPLTEAEQTLLPFFLRQVVLKRLLVGRDAEPRLALLDQLDRGLEDALVRAAA, encoded by the coding sequence GTGAAGACGCCATTGCGCGCGCTTGAACCGGCGCTGCAGCACTACGGGGTGACGGCCTCGGCCGCCAGCGAGGTCTACTCTGGCTTCAACCTCCACTTTCGCCTCACGACCCCCGACGGCGACAAGCACCTGATCATCTTCCGGCCTCAGGCGGGCAAGCCGCCGCGCGACTTCCAGTTCGACCTCTGGCAGCACATCCTGGCCCAGGGCTTCACGCTGCTCCCGCAGCCGGTCAAGACGGTGGGTGGGCAGGACTACGCGGGTACCCCGCTGGGAACGGTGGCGCTGACCGAGTGGGTGCCGGGCGAGAGCGGGTCGCTGCACGAAGACTGGTCGGGGCCGATGATCTGCAAGGCCGCCAGCGTGCTGGCCGACCTGCATGGGGCCGCGCGCCACTTCCGCCCTGATCCGGCGGAGGCAGACCGCCTGGCGCCGCTGTACCTCCCGGCGGATGCCTGGGTCGATCGCGTCGACCAGATGGTGGCCGACTTCGGCGATCGCACCGCGGCGGACGCGGAGCTGATGGACGCCGTGCGATACCGTGTGGAAGAGACCCTCGCCCGGTTCGACGCGGCGGCCTACGAGTCCGCGCTGGCGGCCGGGACGACGGTGGTGCACGGCGACTACCGACCGGGGAATCTGGTCATCAACGACAGCGAAATCGCCGCCGTCATCGACCTGGACGCAGCTTTCTGGGAGAGCCGGGTCTACGATCTGGCCTACGCCGCGTTCCAGTTCGGGGGCAAGGAGGGGGTCTACCCGCAGCCGGGCGCCAGGCCGGGGGCCTACTTCGTCCGCTCCTACTGCCGGCGCTGGCCCTTGACCGAGGCGGAGCAAACCCTCCTGCCGTTCTTCCTTCGACAGGTCGTCCTGAAGCGCCTGCTCGTGGGGCGCGATGCTGAGCCGCGCCTGGCCCTGCTCGACCAGTTGGACCGCGGGTTAGAGGACGCACTCGTCCGCGCCGCGGCTTGA
- a CDS encoding gamma-glutamyltransferase family protein: MATMPVRRTSHRPPIQARHYVAASGHYLATTAALRILAQGGNAIDAGVAAGICLNVLLPDLTSFGGVAPIMVYHRATDELKVITGLGCWGRSASLEVFLEEEQGEIPVGVRRSVVPGAPDAWLTALARYGKLSFAEVVQPAIELCEGGFPVYPSLHRNIAKEADVISRWPSTAAIFLPGGEVPAVGDVLRQPDLARTFRRMIAAERAAAGRGRVAGIEAARDLFYRGDIGKEIAEFITREGGFVSEEDMAEFHVDVEDPVHTSYRGVDVFACGPWCQGPVIPQTLNVLEGFDLRAMGHNSADYVHTVVSALDLAFSDREAYYGDPKFVDVPLDILLSKEYAARQRERIDPARAFGAMPEPGLGRAGATPEGADARVPLQPDTSYVCVVDEEGNAFSATPSDGIGSTPVVPGLGLLCSGRGSQSWLIPEHASSLQPGKRPRLTPNPAIAFRDGRVWMPFGTPGADMQPQSMIQVLLNVLEFGMDIQEAIEQPRFGTFNYPESFWPHTYRPGALMLEARIPPEVAEELRGRGYDVTMWPEWTRITGNVCAIMIDHDRGTLTGGADARAEAYAAGW, encoded by the coding sequence ATGGCCACCATGCCGGTCCGCCGCACGTCGCATCGGCCGCCGATCCAGGCGCGGCACTACGTCGCGGCATCGGGGCACTATCTGGCGACCACCGCGGCGTTGCGGATACTTGCGCAGGGCGGGAACGCGATCGATGCGGGCGTGGCGGCCGGTATCTGCCTCAATGTGCTGCTGCCGGACCTGACCAGCTTCGGCGGTGTGGCGCCGATCATGGTCTACCACCGTGCCACCGATGAGCTGAAGGTCATCACCGGCCTCGGCTGCTGGGGCCGCAGCGCGAGCCTGGAAGTCTTCCTGGAGGAAGAGCAGGGGGAGATCCCGGTTGGGGTGCGGCGGTCGGTCGTGCCGGGTGCGCCGGATGCCTGGCTCACGGCGCTGGCACGCTACGGGAAGCTCTCCTTCGCCGAGGTGGTGCAGCCGGCCATCGAGCTGTGCGAGGGCGGTTTCCCGGTCTACCCTTCGCTGCACCGCAACATCGCCAAGGAAGCGGACGTCATTTCCCGGTGGCCTTCGACGGCGGCGATCTTCCTGCCCGGCGGCGAGGTGCCGGCGGTCGGCGACGTGCTGCGGCAGCCCGACCTGGCGCGGACTTTCCGGCGCATGATCGCGGCCGAGCGTGCGGCGGCGGGACGAGGGCGCGTGGCGGGCATCGAAGCCGCGCGCGACCTCTTCTACCGGGGCGATATCGGCAAGGAGATCGCCGAGTTCATCACCCGCGAGGGCGGCTTCGTCTCCGAAGAGGACATGGCCGAGTTTCACGTCGACGTCGAGGACCCGGTCCACACGAGCTATCGCGGCGTGGACGTTTTCGCCTGCGGGCCGTGGTGCCAGGGGCCGGTCATCCCGCAGACGCTCAACGTCCTGGAGGGGTTCGACCTGCGCGCGATGGGTCACAACTCGGCCGACTACGTGCATACGGTGGTCTCGGCGCTCGACCTGGCCTTCTCCGACCGGGAGGCGTACTACGGGGATCCGAAATTCGTCGATGTCCCGCTCGACATCCTGCTTTCGAAGGAATACGCGGCGCGGCAGCGCGAGCGGATCGATCCCGCCCGGGCCTTCGGCGCGATGCCGGAGCCGGGGCTCGGCCGCGCAGGAGCGACGCCGGAGGGTGCGGACGCGCGGGTGCCGTTGCAGCCGGACACGAGCTACGTGTGCGTCGTCGATGAGGAGGGGAACGCCTTTTCGGCCACGCCGAGCGACGGGATCGGGAGCACGCCGGTCGTGCCCGGCCTGGGCCTGCTCTGCTCCGGTCGCGGCTCGCAGAGCTGGCTGATCCCGGAGCATGCGTCGTCGCTCCAGCCGGGCAAGCGCCCGCGCCTGACCCCCAACCCGGCCATCGCCTTCCGCGACGGGCGGGTGTGGATGCCGTTCGGCACGCCCGGCGCCGATATGCAGCCGCAGTCGATGATCCAGGTGCTGCTCAACGTCCTCGAGTTCGGGATGGACATCCAGGAGGCGATCGAGCAGCCGCGCTTCGGGACCTTCAACTACCCAGAGTCGTTCTGGCCCCACACCTACCGCCCGGGGGCGCTCATGCTGGAGGCACGCATCCCACCCGAGGTGGCTGAGGAACTGCGTGGGCGTGGCTACGATGTGACCATGTGGCCGGAGTGGACCCGGATCACGGGCAACGTCTGCGCCATCATGATCGACCACGACCGGGGGACACTCACCGGCGGCGCTGACGCCCGGGCGGAAGCCTATGCCGCGGGGTGGTAG
- a CDS encoding MFS transporter has product MEDGRTKLSEWQLVPFHLGAAIGPMGSNVFTVLFTILLGAFDIDRAVLTLAVPAYLIPYAIVQFASGAVSDLTSRRSSLFIGFGGYGAASLLAALSPNFPIFLVSQVLQGTTNAFTTPIVMATLGDVVPRERVGRSMGYFSAVNQAGAMVGPLVAGALGDLNWRLAYLVITAMSWSLAVWYALWFRRYGALVPPRVRGESIGASLRQIVGSLGVQVLLLASIAFLANGAMRGASYLYAEYLSDTWGSGTGQVGIILSMYGLAGLLGGPGAGRLVDRIGPYRGLTSGMVGVALAFLLMAVAPSPLVLAIAHFGVGLAGIIAWSAFNTLVVQAVPESRGTVSSITGSAKFIGQGSAPLWYTPLYGVSPASIFVGAAAMAVLVLAPLARLRTRAADQEHATVHEPAARSR; this is encoded by the coding sequence GTGGAGGACGGGCGGACGAAGCTGTCGGAGTGGCAGCTTGTACCGTTCCATCTGGGCGCGGCGATCGGCCCGATGGGCAGCAACGTCTTCACCGTCCTGTTCACGATTCTGCTTGGCGCCTTTGACATCGACCGCGCCGTCCTCACGCTCGCCGTCCCGGCCTACCTCATCCCCTACGCGATCGTGCAGTTCGCCTCGGGCGCCGTCTCCGACCTGACGTCCCGGAGGTCGAGCCTCTTCATCGGCTTCGGCGGCTACGGCGCAGCGTCGCTGCTGGCGGCGTTGTCCCCGAACTTCCCGATCTTCCTGGTGTCCCAGGTACTCCAGGGCACGACCAACGCCTTCACCACGCCGATCGTGATGGCGACGCTGGGCGACGTGGTGCCTCGCGAGCGGGTCGGCCGGTCGATGGGCTATTTCTCGGCAGTCAACCAGGCGGGCGCGATGGTCGGGCCGCTCGTGGCCGGCGCGCTGGGGGATCTCAACTGGCGCCTTGCCTATCTCGTCATCACCGCCATGAGCTGGTCACTCGCCGTCTGGTATGCCCTCTGGTTCCGGCGCTACGGGGCACTGGTGCCGCCGCGCGTGCGCGGGGAAAGCATCGGCGCCAGCCTCCGGCAGATTGTCGGGTCGCTCGGCGTGCAGGTGCTGCTGCTGGCGAGCATCGCCTTCCTGGCGAACGGTGCGATGCGCGGGGCGAGCTACCTCTACGCGGAGTATCTGTCGGACACCTGGGGAAGCGGTACCGGGCAGGTCGGGATCATCCTGTCGATGTACGGGCTCGCGGGCCTGCTCGGCGGGCCCGGGGCGGGCCGGTTGGTCGACCGCATTGGACCGTACCGGGGACTGACTTCCGGCATGGTCGGGGTTGCCCTCGCCTTCCTCCTGATGGCCGTGGCGCCCTCCCCGCTCGTCCTGGCGATCGCGCATTTCGGCGTCGGGCTGGCCGGCATCATCGCCTGGTCGGCGTTCAACACCCTGGTTGTCCAGGCCGTACCCGAGAGCCGCGGCACGGTCTCCTCGATCACCGGCAGCGCCAAGTTCATCGGCCAGGGATCGGCACCCCTCTGGTACACACCGCTCTATGGCGTGTCCCCAGCATCCATCTTCGTCGGCGCTGCGGCCATGGCCGTCCTCGTCCTTGCCCCGCTCGCCAGGCTCCGGACGCGGGCAGCCGACCAGGAGCACGCCACGGTCCACGAGCCCGCCGCACGCAGCCGATAG
- a CDS encoding MBL fold metallo-hydrolase, with amino-acid sequence MILRHIYNPELAQASYLVGCAATGDALLVDPDRNVDQYIELAEREGLRITAITETHIHADFVSGARELARRTGARLYLSDEGPAEWKYAYADELGAILVRDGDSFMVGNVRIDVVHTPGHTPEHISFLVTDTANADKPMGIFTGDFVFVGDIGRPDLLEEAAGIRGTKEPGARQLFRSLQRFKELPDYVQIWPAHGAGSACGKALGAVPQSTVGYERLFNWAFQITDEDEFVKAVLSGQPEPPKYFAEMKRVNKIGPALVSELPPIRTLTGHEVPALLDTGAVVVDTRRADDYAQGFIPGTLNIPLDNAFTTWAGWLIGYDVDIVLLVDNACPDCAGRAVRSLRSIGLDRVAGIATVQEALAAWTASGRALESYQGLTPADLDGMLQGGRATVLDIRGKVEWESGHIPGSRHIPLGYLMDRLDQIPRETPVVLYCQGGARSAIGVSLLRAAGAKDVTHLDRGINAWAAEGRPVERSAGLVGAA; translated from the coding sequence ATGATTCTGCGACACATCTACAACCCCGAGCTGGCACAGGCGAGCTATCTGGTCGGCTGCGCCGCCACGGGCGACGCGCTGCTCGTCGATCCGGACCGAAACGTCGACCAGTACATCGAGCTGGCCGAGCGGGAGGGACTCCGCATCACCGCCATCACCGAGACGCACATCCACGCCGACTTCGTCTCCGGCGCGCGAGAGTTGGCGCGCCGTACCGGCGCCCGGCTCTACCTCTCGGATGAGGGCCCGGCGGAGTGGAAGTACGCCTACGCGGACGAGCTCGGCGCCATCCTGGTGCGGGACGGCGACTCGTTCATGGTCGGCAACGTCCGCATCGACGTGGTGCACACGCCCGGCCATACTCCCGAGCACATCTCCTTCCTGGTGACGGACACGGCGAACGCGGACAAGCCGATGGGCATCTTCACCGGCGACTTCGTCTTCGTCGGTGACATCGGCCGGCCCGATCTTCTGGAAGAGGCCGCCGGGATCCGCGGCACCAAGGAACCGGGCGCACGGCAGTTGTTCAGATCGCTGCAGCGCTTCAAGGAGCTGCCCGACTACGTGCAGATCTGGCCGGCCCACGGCGCGGGCAGCGCCTGCGGCAAGGCCCTGGGCGCCGTTCCCCAGAGCACGGTCGGCTACGAGCGCCTGTTCAACTGGGCCTTCCAGATCACGGACGAAGACGAGTTCGTCAAGGCAGTGCTGTCAGGGCAGCCTGAGCCGCCGAAGTACTTCGCGGAGATGAAGCGGGTCAACAAGATCGGCCCGGCGCTGGTGAGCGAGCTTCCGCCGATCCGGACGCTGACCGGCCACGAGGTGCCAGCCCTGCTCGACACCGGGGCCGTGGTGGTAGACACACGCCGCGCGGACGACTACGCCCAGGGGTTCATCCCCGGGACTCTCAACATTCCGCTGGACAACGCGTTTACCACCTGGGCCGGTTGGCTGATCGGCTACGATGTCGACATCGTCCTGCTCGTCGACAACGCCTGCCCGGACTGCGCCGGCCGCGCGGTGCGCAGCCTCCGCTCGATCGGACTCGACCGCGTCGCGGGAATCGCCACGGTGCAGGAAGCGCTCGCTGCCTGGACCGCGAGTGGTCGGGCGCTGGAGTCGTACCAGGGATTGACCCCGGCCGATCTCGACGGGATGCTCCAGGGCGGGCGCGCGACCGTGCTGGACATCCGGGGCAAGGTCGAGTGGGAGTCCGGGCACATCCCCGGATCGCGCCACATCCCGCTCGGTTACCTGATGGATCGGCTGGACCAGATCCCACGGGAGACGCCCGTCGTCCTCTACTGCCAGGGCGGAGCCCGATCGGCCATCGGAGTCAGCCTGCTCCGCGCCGCCGGCGCCAAGGATGTGACCCATCTCGACCGTGGGATCAACGCCTGGGCCGCCGAGGGCCGGCCGGTCGAGCGAAGCGCGGGCCTCGTCGGGGCAGCGTAG
- a CDS encoding DUF1015 domain-containing protein, with translation MAEIRPFRGVRYNTARVGGLREVIGPAEDIPSNERAQALTAGHPYHSVRLEMHDPDTADRFAAAGERFRQWLREGVLIRDERPAFYAYEHEYRIGDRLRRRRGFFAALRLADPADGVVLPHEETLPHNVAVRLALLRGIRANLSAVYTLVEDEGRLASILDQVMAAPPAESDMDDEGGCHRLWIVTDETVIAALQATVAGRPLYIADGHHRYTAALIYRDERRAATGDAGAAEYVLTHIASVDDPGIMVLPIHRVVRALNGSTWDEVLGHLRQHFSVSEEPLPPENPALDIAGQIERLDALDGPPAYLLLEPGGRRLATLRVRHWDEVEHVLPPGSSGLTRHLDATVADAVVLRHVLGIDDGSLEERVDFTPNVEQAVSETRAGTAAAALFVRPTRLRTLLAVAGAGERMPQKSTYFYPKIPIGLVVYDCATTDGLGDSGPS, from the coding sequence TTGGCCGAGATCCGGCCGTTCCGGGGTGTACGCTACAACACGGCGCGGGTCGGCGGGCTGCGCGAGGTGATCGGACCGGCGGAGGACATTCCGTCCAACGAGCGGGCGCAGGCGCTGACGGCCGGCCATCCCTACCATTCAGTGCGTCTCGAGATGCACGACCCGGACACGGCCGACCGGTTCGCCGCGGCAGGGGAGCGCTTCCGGCAGTGGCTGCGGGAGGGCGTGCTCATTCGGGACGAGCGGCCCGCGTTCTATGCGTACGAGCACGAGTACCGGATCGGGGACAGGCTGCGACGGCGTCGCGGGTTCTTCGCCGCGCTGCGCCTCGCCGACCCGGCCGACGGGGTCGTGCTGCCGCATGAGGAAACCCTGCCCCACAACGTGGCTGTGCGCCTCGCGCTACTGCGCGGCATCCGCGCCAACCTGAGCGCGGTGTACACGCTGGTCGAGGACGAGGGCCGGCTTGCGAGTATCCTCGACCAGGTGATGGCCGCCCCGCCCGCCGAGTCGGATATGGACGACGAGGGCGGCTGCCACCGGCTCTGGATCGTGACTGATGAGACTGTAATCGCGGCGCTGCAGGCGACCGTCGCCGGGCGGCCGCTCTACATTGCCGACGGCCACCACCGCTACACCGCGGCCCTGATCTACCGGGACGAGCGTCGGGCAGCGACCGGGGACGCCGGGGCGGCAGAGTACGTTCTGACCCACATCGCGTCGGTGGATGATCCGGGCATCATGGTTCTGCCGATCCACCGGGTGGTGCGCGCACTGAACGGCTCGACCTGGGATGAGGTCCTGGGGCACCTGCGGCAGCACTTCAGCGTCAGCGAGGAACCGCTACCGCCGGAGAATCCGGCACTCGACATCGCCGGCCAAATCGAGCGGCTCGATGCCCTCGACGGCCCGCCGGCCTATCTCTTGCTGGAGCCGGGGGGCCGCCGCCTGGCGACGCTCCGGGTGCGGCATTGGGACGAGGTCGAGCATGTGCTACCGCCAGGGTCGTCCGGGCTGACGCGGCATCTGGACGCGACCGTGGCGGACGCAGTAGTGCTGCGGCATGTGCTCGGGATCGACGACGGCTCGCTGGAGGAGCGGGTAGACTTTACGCCCAACGTCGAGCAAGCCGTGTCCGAGACGCGCGCGGGCACGGCGGCTGCGGCGCTATTCGTCCGGCCGACTCGACTGCGCACGCTGCTCGCCGTGGCGGGTGCGGGGGAGCGGATGCCGCAGAAATCGACATACTTCTACCCGAAGATCCCGATCGGCCTCGTGGTGTATGATTGCGCCACGACCGATGGATTGGGGGACAGCGGACCGTCGTGA